From a single Nocardioides panacis genomic region:
- the ctaC gene encoding aa3-type cytochrome oxidase subunit II: MSLQLPPRVRSAGLIALGSAGMLLLGSCSAAETDSIKRLAQPEGVTDRTAGIHGLWMGSWLAAMIVGVLVWGLIGYACVKFRRRRDDEIPIQTRYNLPIEILYTVAPVVMVLVFFFFTVTVQNDVLADASETGNADHTVTVVGQQWSWTFNYDKDAALDGSTTVYEGGTTADRPTLYLPVNKRVEIQLRSPDVIHSFWVPAFLFKMDVIPGRQNHFSFTPTREGTFVGRCAELCGVYHSRMLFDVKVVSEDAYAAHLADLKKQGNIGPALGGSEVGQQSGLQNEVQDNDQSTGAGQ; the protein is encoded by the coding sequence TTGAGTCTGCAACTCCCCCCGCGCGTGCGCAGCGCCGGCCTGATCGCTCTGGGCTCGGCGGGCATGCTGCTGCTCGGGTCGTGCTCCGCCGCGGAGACGGACTCGATCAAGCGGCTCGCACAGCCCGAGGGCGTCACCGACCGCACCGCCGGGATCCACGGACTCTGGATGGGCTCCTGGCTCGCCGCGATGATCGTCGGCGTCCTGGTGTGGGGGCTGATCGGCTACGCGTGCGTGAAGTTCCGCCGCCGCCGTGACGACGAGATCCCGATCCAGACCCGCTACAACCTGCCGATCGAGATCCTCTACACGGTCGCGCCGGTCGTGATGGTCCTGGTCTTCTTCTTCTTCACCGTGACCGTCCAGAACGACGTGCTGGCCGACGCGAGCGAGACCGGCAACGCCGACCACACCGTCACGGTCGTGGGCCAGCAGTGGTCCTGGACGTTCAACTACGACAAGGACGCCGCCCTCGACGGGTCCACGACGGTCTACGAGGGCGGCACCACCGCCGACCGGCCGACGCTGTACCTGCCGGTGAACAAGCGCGTGGAGATCCAGCTGCGCTCGCCGGACGTCATCCACTCGTTCTGGGTCCCGGCGTTCCTGTTCAAGATGGACGTGATCCCCGGTCGGCAGAACCACTTCAGCTTCACGCCGACGCGGGAGGGCACGTTCGTGGGCCGCTGCGCCGAGCTGTGCGGCGTCTACCACTCCCGGATGCTCTTCGACGTCAAGGTCGTGAGCGAGGACGCGTACGCCGCCCACCTCGCGGACCTCAAGAAGCAGGGCAACATCGGTCCGGCGCTGGGTGGCTCCGAGGTCGGCCAGCAGAGCGGCCTCCAGAACGAAGTCCAGGACAACGACCAGTCGACAGGAGCGGGCCAGTGA